A genomic region of Planococcus kocurii contains the following coding sequences:
- a CDS encoding ammonium transporter, giving the protein MEAVQSSVDMIWVMLGAMLVFFMHAGFAMVESGFTRSKNTLNILMKNMITVSLGSILYFIVGYALMFGPSSFGLIGTQGFALTGVEDIGFFVFQAVFAATCATIISGAVAERMNLSAYILLTIAMTAVIYPVVGHWVWGGGWLSQIGFIDFAGSTVVHLTGAVAAFIAAWKIGPRIGKYSGKSVNTIPGHSLPLGALGVFILWLGWFGFNGGSTLAADPTLVPPVIANTLLAASAGIIATAGYTRFRYGRIDASLTMNGALAGLVGITAGAANVSFFGAMMIGLLAGVIMTEAIRLLDSKIRVDDPVGAISVHGIAGIWGTLAVGLFDTTNGLFYGGGTEILGLQAVGVLAVIAWASLSTGIVLFAIGRIVPLRVTAEDEEAGLDFSEHGSQAYSMQDVLHGSPVGHNDSFAQRLNQLGEAPSPQKTIS; this is encoded by the coding sequence ATGGAAGCAGTTCAAAGTTCAGTAGATATGATATGGGTCATGCTCGGAGCAATGTTGGTATTTTTTATGCACGCAGGATTCGCTATGGTGGAATCCGGTTTTACACGATCTAAAAACACCTTGAATATTTTAATGAAGAACATGATCACTGTTTCACTCGGCTCCATTCTTTACTTTATCGTTGGATACGCCCTTATGTTTGGCCCTTCATCTTTCGGCTTGATCGGCACACAAGGATTTGCATTAACTGGCGTTGAAGATATCGGATTCTTTGTATTCCAAGCTGTTTTTGCCGCAACTTGCGCAACAATCATTTCTGGAGCTGTAGCAGAACGAATGAACTTATCTGCCTATATTCTATTGACTATCGCCATGACTGCAGTCATTTATCCGGTTGTAGGGCACTGGGTATGGGGCGGCGGTTGGTTGTCACAAATCGGCTTTATTGATTTTGCAGGCTCAACGGTCGTTCACTTAACTGGGGCAGTAGCTGCATTTATCGCCGCTTGGAAAATAGGTCCTCGCATCGGCAAGTATAGCGGAAAATCAGTTAACACGATTCCAGGGCATAGTTTACCACTAGGTGCATTAGGTGTTTTTATCCTATGGCTTGGGTGGTTCGGCTTTAACGGGGGCAGTACTTTGGCAGCGGACCCGACTCTCGTGCCGCCAGTAATTGCCAATACATTACTAGCAGCTTCCGCTGGGATTATTGCGACTGCTGGATACACCCGCTTTCGCTACGGACGCATTGACGCTTCTTTAACAATGAACGGTGCTCTTGCCGGTCTTGTCGGCATTACTGCAGGTGCAGCAAACGTATCATTTTTTGGCGCTATGATGATCGGGTTACTGGCCGGGGTTATTATGACTGAAGCTATTCGCTTACTGGATTCAAAAATTCGGGTTGACGATCCCGTTGGTGCGATTTCCGTCCACGGAATTGCAGGCATTTGGGGGACGCTCGCAGTCGGTTTGTTTGACACTACTAATGGTTTGTTTTACGGAGGTGGAACAGAAATTCTTGGCCTCCAGGCTGTCGGCGTGCTAGCGGTAATTGCATGGGCTTCTCTATCAACTGGTATCGTCTTATTCGCTATCGGCAGGATCGTGCCACTCCGAGTTACCGCTGAAGACGAAGAAGCTGGCCTAGACTTTTCAGAGCATGGCTCACAAGCTTACTCAATGCAAGACGTCCTTCACGGTTCGCCGGTAGGTCACAATGATTCATTTGCACAGCGACTAAACCAACTAGGCGAGGCACCCTCTCCGCAAAAAACCATTTCCTGA
- a CDS encoding ABC transporter ATP-binding protein, whose protein sequence is MAVLELNRVKKSFGTGHKKVDALKETNFQAEQGELIAVIGPSGSGKSTFLTIAGGLLSPTGGDILINDTNISSLNEKQLSKIRLKEIGFILQASNLVPFLTVEKQLKLLDKVKKDNMNKEQLEQLYKDLGIGDLRSKYPSDLSGGERQRVAIAKALYSNPSIILADEPTASLDSDRAYEVMELLKAETKNKKTTTIVVTHDIRLVDYCDKVYKMVDGVLELQ, encoded by the coding sequence ATGGCAGTATTAGAATTGAATCGAGTAAAAAAATCATTTGGTACAGGTCATAAGAAAGTGGATGCGTTAAAAGAAACGAATTTTCAAGCAGAACAAGGAGAACTGATTGCGGTAATTGGGCCTTCGGGTTCCGGAAAAAGTACGTTTCTGACGATTGCTGGTGGTCTTTTATCTCCAACAGGAGGAGATATTCTAATCAACGATACGAATATCTCCTCGTTAAATGAAAAACAGCTTTCCAAAATTCGTTTAAAGGAAATAGGTTTTATTTTGCAAGCTTCAAACTTGGTGCCGTTTCTAACAGTGGAAAAACAATTAAAGCTATTAGACAAAGTTAAAAAAGACAATATGAACAAAGAACAACTTGAGCAGCTTTACAAAGATTTGGGAATTGGTGACCTTCGTAGTAAGTATCCTTCAGATTTGTCGGGAGGAGAACGTCAACGAGTGGCCATTGCAAAAGCCTTATACAGTAATCCGTCCATCATTTTGGCGGATGAGCCGACAGCTTCTCTAGATTCTGATCGTGCTTATGAAGTGATGGAGTTATTGAAGGCGGAAACAAAAAATAAGAAAACGACAACCATTGTAGTGACCCATGATATTCGACTCGTTGATTATTGCGATAAGGTGTATAAAATGGTCGATGGTGTGCTAGAGCTGCAGTAA
- a CDS encoding ABC transporter permease, whose translation MFLAWNEIIKNKLRFTLIIGVLMLVAYLVFFLSGLANGLASLNREAVDKWDADAIVLTEESDQSLTQSSLSIDAVDEIQADETAVLGQLNAIAQTGDLKAGVSIFGINSDEFIMPEVIEGEEFTDANEVIAGDALKDEGFKLGDTLSLSSTKETLKIVGFTDQARFNAAPVLYTTLETLQLVKFGETAENDSQISAIVVRTEDISATTDENGLATIETETFIESLPGYTEQSLTLNFMIYFLFVISSVIVAIFLYVLTVQKISMFGVMKAQGIPSGYLARSVIAQTAILAAIGVAVGLGLTLFTGAFLPSAVPVAFDIPTMLIYGVVLIAVAILGAVFSVLTIVKIDPLKAIGG comes from the coding sequence ATGTTTCTAGCATGGAACGAAATTATCAAAAACAAATTGCGCTTTACACTGATTATCGGTGTCTTGATGCTGGTTGCATACTTGGTATTTTTCTTATCAGGATTGGCGAATGGCTTAGCAAGTTTGAATAGGGAAGCTGTCGATAAGTGGGATGCGGACGCTATCGTGCTGACTGAGGAATCGGATCAAAGTTTGACACAATCGTCTCTTTCGATTGATGCAGTTGACGAAATTCAGGCGGATGAGACAGCTGTTTTAGGTCAACTTAATGCCATTGCACAAACCGGAGATTTAAAAGCAGGCGTCTCTATTTTTGGGATCAACAGCGACGAATTTATTATGCCGGAAGTGATAGAAGGCGAAGAATTTACTGATGCTAATGAAGTAATTGCAGGAGATGCACTGAAAGATGAAGGCTTTAAATTGGGTGACACGCTCAGTTTATCTTCAACAAAAGAAACTTTGAAGATAGTCGGTTTTACAGACCAGGCGCGTTTTAACGCGGCGCCAGTTCTTTATACCACCCTAGAAACACTTCAGCTTGTAAAGTTCGGTGAAACAGCAGAAAACGACAGTCAAATTAGTGCGATTGTTGTACGGACAGAAGATATTTCCGCCACTACGGATGAGAACGGCTTGGCAACAATCGAAACAGAAACTTTTATTGAAAGTCTTCCTGGATATACTGAACAAAGTCTAACGTTGAATTTTATGATTTACTTCTTATTTGTCATTTCGTCAGTAATCGTCGCGATATTCCTTTATGTCTTGACGGTTCAAAAAATTAGTATGTTCGGTGTTATGAAAGCGCAAGGAATTCCGAGTGGCTATCTGGCGCGTTCAGTTATTGCGCAAACAGCGATTTTGGCAGCGATTGGTGTCGCGGTAGGACTTGGTTTGACGCTCTTCACTGGAGCTTTTCTACCAAGTGCCGTTCCAGTAGCATTTGATATTCCGACGATGCTGATTTACGGAGTGGTACTCATTGCGGTCGCTATTTTAGGAGCTGTATTCTCTGTGTTGACGATAGTGAAAATTGATCCATTAAAAGCGATTGGAGGTTGA
- a CDS encoding siderophore ABC transporter substrate-binding protein produces MKKWIVAAVTLMMVAFLAACGSTEKTTESDTATAESEEMTVTHELGETTFNKNPEKVVVFDFGVLDSMDKLGIEAVAGVPQANIPAYLEKYEDAEKYENVGTLKEADFEAINAMKPDLIIISGRQADMYDEFSEIAPTIHMAVDTEDYMGSFKENMTTLGEIFGKEDQITEELAAIDTKIEEVKETVSGSAEKALIILANEGKVSAYGAASRFGLIHDVFGVKQADEGIEASTHGQSISYEYILETNPDMMFVVDRNAVVGNGTNAADSLENELVQKTNAYQNDKIIYLDPDFWYLSGGGLQSVTQMVADVQSAFEQN; encoded by the coding sequence ATGAAAAAATGGATAGTAGCAGCAGTAACATTAATGATGGTCGCGTTTTTAGCCGCGTGTGGGTCAACTGAAAAAACGACGGAATCTGACACAGCGACTGCAGAATCAGAAGAAATGACAGTGACTCATGAACTTGGTGAAACGACTTTTAACAAAAATCCTGAAAAAGTAGTAGTATTCGATTTTGGTGTTCTAGATTCAATGGACAAACTAGGTATTGAAGCTGTTGCAGGTGTTCCACAAGCTAATATTCCGGCGTACCTTGAGAAGTATGAGGATGCCGAAAAATACGAAAATGTGGGCACTTTAAAAGAAGCGGATTTTGAAGCGATTAACGCAATGAAGCCAGACTTAATCATTATTTCAGGTCGTCAAGCAGATATGTACGATGAATTTTCTGAAATCGCGCCAACAATTCATATGGCTGTAGATACAGAAGATTATATGGGATCATTTAAAGAAAACATGACGACTCTTGGAGAAATCTTTGGAAAAGAAGATCAAATCACTGAAGAACTTGCAGCGATTGATACAAAAATAGAAGAAGTAAAAGAAACGGTAAGTGGTTCTGCTGAAAAAGCATTAATCATTCTTGCCAATGAAGGCAAAGTAAGTGCATATGGCGCAGCTTCACGTTTTGGTTTGATCCATGACGTATTCGGTGTAAAACAAGCAGATGAAGGCATTGAAGCTTCGACTCACGGACAAAGTATTTCTTACGAATATATTTTAGAAACAAATCCGGATATGATGTTCGTTGTTGACCGTAATGCAGTTGTTGGAAATGGAACCAATGCAGCAGATTCTCTTGAAAACGAATTGGTTCAAAAAACGAATGCTTATCAAAATGATAAAATCATCTACTTGGATCCAGATTTCTGGTACTTGTCAGGTGGGGGATTACAGTCTGTTACTCAAATGGTAGCTGACGTGCAGTCTGCATTTGAACAAAACTAA
- a CDS encoding ABC transporter ATP-binding protein: protein MIQVRELTKLYGKKTVVENVTVDIQRGQITSFIGPNGAGKSTLLSMVSRLLDADTGEVLIDSTNTKKLKSNDFSKRVSILKQSNFMNVRLTIRELVSFGRFPYSKGRLNDEDEKMVDQSIDYMDLKEMENSYLDELSGGQRQRAFIAMVIAQDTDYVLLDEPLNNLDMKHSVQIMKILRRLVDDLGKTVVIVLHDINFASVYSDRIVALKNGRVVKDGTTEEIIQSAALKEIYDMDIPIQQMNDCRICVYFNS, encoded by the coding sequence ATGATCCAAGTTCGCGAATTGACAAAGTTATACGGGAAAAAAACGGTCGTGGAAAACGTTACTGTTGATATCCAACGCGGTCAGATTACGTCCTTTATCGGACCGAACGGCGCGGGTAAGTCCACGTTATTGTCAATGGTCAGTCGCCTGTTGGATGCAGATACCGGTGAGGTGCTTATTGATTCAACCAATACCAAAAAGTTGAAATCCAATGACTTTTCAAAACGTGTATCAATCTTAAAGCAATCTAACTTTATGAATGTCCGTTTGACCATTCGCGAGCTTGTTTCTTTTGGGCGCTTTCCTTACTCAAAAGGTCGCCTCAACGATGAGGATGAAAAAATGGTTGATCAATCTATTGATTACATGGATTTGAAAGAAATGGAAAACTCTTATCTAGACGAATTGTCAGGTGGTCAGCGTCAGCGTGCATTTATTGCGATGGTGATTGCGCAAGACACTGACTATGTCTTATTGGACGAACCGTTAAATAACTTGGATATGAAACATTCTGTTCAAATTATGAAAATCTTGCGTCGCTTAGTCGATGATCTTGGCAAAACAGTGGTCATTGTGTTGCATGATATTAACTTTGCTTCTGTGTATTCAGATCGCATCGTGGCACTGAAAAACGGTCGTGTCGTAAAAGACGGAACGACCGAAGAAATTATCCAAAGTGCTGCATTAAAAGAAATCTACGATATGGATATTCCGATTCAGCAGATGAATGATTGCCGGATTTGTGTGTACTTTAATTCTTAA
- a CDS encoding iron chelate uptake ABC transporter family permease subunit — translation MRDLHKMLILVGLALAACSLYLFQDLNGSFDYALPRRGVKVFAMVLTGVAIAYATVVFQTITHNRILTPSIMGLDSLYMLLQTVLIFFLGSDHVTIVNKQVNFLLSIAVMVIFALLFYRLLFKKNDRPIYFLLLVGIICGTFFSSITTFLQVLIDPNEFSIIQDRMFASFNNVNSDLVWTSLVIITLLIAFAWKQNSSLDVLTLGRDTAINLGVNYDALVKQMLVLSAVLIAVATALVGPITFFGLIVANLSYQFFTSYKHSVLLTGSIVISVVALVSGQWVVERIFTFNTTLSVIINFIGGIYFIYLLLKESRSK, via the coding sequence ATGCGTGATCTACATAAAATGCTTATACTTGTCGGCTTGGCTTTAGCCGCTTGTAGTTTATATTTATTTCAAGACTTGAATGGCAGTTTCGATTATGCGCTGCCAAGACGTGGTGTTAAAGTGTTTGCCATGGTCTTAACAGGAGTCGCGATTGCTTATGCAACAGTTGTCTTTCAGACCATTACCCATAACCGGATATTGACACCGAGTATTATGGGCTTGGATTCACTGTATATGTTGCTTCAGACGGTGCTGATCTTTTTCCTTGGTTCAGATCATGTCACAATCGTCAATAAGCAAGTGAACTTCTTGTTGTCGATTGCCGTCATGGTCATCTTCGCCTTGTTGTTCTACCGCTTGCTTTTTAAGAAGAATGATCGACCGATTTACTTTCTCCTGTTGGTCGGGATCATTTGTGGAACCTTTTTCAGCAGTATTACCACATTCTTGCAAGTGCTCATTGACCCGAACGAATTTTCAATCATCCAAGACCGAATGTTTGCGAGCTTTAATAACGTCAATTCAGATTTGGTGTGGACCTCCCTCGTCATCATCACGCTGTTGATTGCCTTTGCTTGGAAACAAAATTCGTCTTTAGATGTTCTAACTTTAGGGCGTGATACAGCCATCAATCTGGGTGTGAATTACGATGCATTAGTAAAGCAAATGCTCGTGTTGTCTGCTGTTTTGATTGCGGTTGCTACAGCGCTTGTTGGACCGATTACCTTTTTTGGTTTAATTGTCGCAAATTTATCGTATCAATTCTTTACGTCCTATAAACATTCGGTCTTGTTAACCGGATCCATTGTCATCAGTGTAGTGGCCTTGGTTAGTGGCCAGTGGGTAGTGGAACGAATTTTCACTTTTAATACAACATTGAGCGTTATTATCAATTTTATCGGTGGAATTTATTTCATCTATCTACTATTAAAGGAGAGTCGATCTAAATGA
- a CDS encoding ABC transporter permease, which yields MKKRYLIPTLIILSIISLFVGVSSISVADLLDFQSEETQIFLISRLPRLVAILLAGAGMSMAGLIMQQLSRNKFVSPTTAGTLDATRLGILVSMLLFANATMLEKMTVAFAFALAGTFLFMQILNRIKFKDAIFIPLVGLMFGNILSSITTFFAYRADVIQNMSAWLQGDFSMVMKGSYELLYISVPVFIIAYLYANRFTVAGMGEDFSKNLGMKYRSVVNIGLTLVALITATVVLTVGVIPFLGLIIPNIVSIFKGDHLQKTLPHTAMLGAIFLLVCDILGRVLIYPYEISISLMVGVIGSFIFLFLLFRRKTYA from the coding sequence GTGAAGAAGCGTTACTTAATACCAACATTAATCATACTGTCGATCATTTCCTTGTTTGTCGGAGTGAGCAGTATCAGTGTAGCTGATTTGCTTGATTTCCAATCGGAAGAGACACAGATATTCTTGATCAGCCGACTGCCAAGGTTGGTCGCGATTTTGCTGGCAGGTGCAGGGATGAGTATGGCAGGACTCATCATGCAGCAGTTAAGCCGCAATAAGTTCGTGTCTCCGACAACGGCAGGTACATTAGACGCCACACGGCTTGGGATTCTAGTATCGATGCTATTATTTGCAAATGCAACGATGCTAGAAAAAATGACAGTGGCTTTTGCTTTTGCGCTTGCCGGTACGTTTCTTTTTATGCAAATACTAAACCGCATCAAATTTAAAGATGCGATATTCATACCGTTAGTCGGTTTAATGTTCGGGAACATCCTGTCTTCGATTACAACGTTTTTCGCTTACCGAGCGGATGTAATTCAAAACATGTCCGCTTGGTTACAAGGTGACTTTTCGATGGTCATGAAAGGAAGTTATGAACTTCTCTACATCAGTGTTCCGGTTTTTATCATCGCTTATTTGTACGCTAACCGCTTTACAGTGGCAGGTATGGGTGAGGATTTCTCTAAAAACTTAGGGATGAAATACCGGAGTGTTGTCAACATCGGATTGACACTCGTAGCCTTAATTACAGCGACGGTTGTCTTGACGGTAGGGGTTATCCCATTTCTTGGGTTGATCATTCCGAACATTGTATCGATCTTCAAAGGAGATCATCTACAAAAAACATTGCCACATACGGCAATGCTTGGCGCAATTTTCTTGCTGGTGTGCGATATCTTGGGAAGAGTCTTAATTTATCCATACGAGATTTCCATCAGCTTGATGGTTGGCGTGATTGGAAGCTTTATTTTCCTCTTCTTGTTGTTTAGGAGGAAAACGTATGCGTGA
- a CDS encoding DUF6612 family protein, translated as MKKWILFMTTATLAIGLSACSETAEPASGDETTKGEDSKLTVQEVYEKSVEASEDITSVHADIVTDQTIAMQGDGMEMDMTVSSSMDMTIDPVAFYQKAETSVVSEDIDNSNPMSMEMYFTEQGMYMYEETMATWLKMPDASIEDLKALADQQTVNPSQQLEELAEFKDDFTFKQTEGEYILTLDASGEKFNELMNQQLEKTLGQMELEAQMALEDMTIHAVNYVIYVDKESFLTTGMDMKMDMDMNIEDEMMNIKSDMQADYSRFNEIQSITVPAEVVEQAQEIAG; from the coding sequence TTGAAAAAATGGATCTTATTTATGACTACAGCTACTTTAGCTATCGGTCTTTCTGCATGTAGCGAAACTGCAGAACCGGCATCTGGTGATGAAACGACAAAAGGAGAAGACAGCAAGTTAACCGTACAAGAGGTCTATGAGAAGTCAGTAGAGGCATCTGAAGACATTACGAGTGTACATGCAGATATTGTAACCGATCAAACAATCGCGATGCAGGGCGATGGCATGGAAATGGATATGACAGTGAGTTCTTCTATGGATATGACCATTGATCCGGTAGCGTTCTACCAAAAAGCAGAAACTTCCGTTGTGTCTGAGGACATCGACAACAGCAATCCGATGAGCATGGAAATGTACTTCACCGAGCAAGGCATGTACATGTACGAAGAAACGATGGCGACTTGGTTAAAGATGCCGGATGCAAGCATTGAAGATTTAAAAGCACTCGCTGATCAGCAAACGGTCAATCCTTCTCAACAGCTTGAAGAACTAGCGGAGTTTAAAGATGATTTCACATTTAAACAAACTGAAGGTGAGTACATTTTAACGCTTGATGCCTCCGGCGAGAAGTTTAACGAATTAATGAATCAACAACTAGAGAAAACGTTAGGGCAAATGGAACTTGAAGCACAAATGGCACTAGAAGACATGACAATTCATGCTGTTAATTATGTGATCTATGTAGATAAAGAATCCTTTTTAACGACAGGCATGGATATGAAAATGGATATGGACATGAATATTGAAGATGAAATGATGAACATCAAATCTGATATGCAAGCTGACTACAGTAGATTCAATGAAATTCAATCCATTACTGTACCAGCTGAAGTAGTAGAGCAAGCGCAGGAAATCGCAGGTTAA
- a CDS encoding ABC transporter ATP-binding protein, with protein MRLKQFFTYYRPHKRLFIIDFSSAVFVAILELAFPVAVQWFIDDLLPSGNWGTITTVSFLLLAIFLLSTFLQYIVSYLGHKLGINIETDMREELFTHVQRQSFRFFDNTKTGHIMSRVTNDLFDIGELAHHGPEDFFIAIMTFFGAFGIMFWINPKLALVTLIVIPFLVWLITFCNIKMNQAWGSMYGKIADVNGRVEDSVSGARVVQSFTNEEFEIERFKTDNDRFRLAKMVAYKVMAATHSSIYMMTRLLTLVVLVYGAWLNFQGELSYGELVSFVLFLNVLIKPIDKISALLELYPKGMAGFSRFRDLIEQAPDINDRKDAVAVKKLTGDIRFENVSFGYDDHKLVLSGIDLNLRAGETIAFVGPSGAGKTTICSLIPRFYDIQHGSISIDGLDIRDMTKHSLRSQIGIVQQDVFLFTGTIRENIAYGKRHASEEEILIAAKKAHLEDFVRKLPQGYDTQIGERGLKLSGGQKQRLAIARMFLKNPPILILDEATSALDTQTERVIQEALTELAENRTTLIIAHRLATIRDADRVIVVTEDGIAEQGEYDELLQAEGIFANLHRIQFQQ; from the coding sequence TTGAGATTAAAACAATTTTTCACATATTATAGACCTCATAAGCGGCTGTTTATCATTGATTTTTCTAGCGCTGTTTTTGTTGCTATTTTAGAACTCGCATTTCCAGTGGCTGTTCAGTGGTTTATCGATGACTTGCTGCCGAGTGGTAATTGGGGAACCATCACTACAGTTAGCTTCTTGCTACTTGCGATCTTTTTGTTAAGTACGTTCTTACAGTATATCGTTAGCTATCTCGGTCACAAATTAGGAATCAATATCGAAACAGATATGAGAGAAGAGCTGTTCACTCATGTCCAGCGGCAATCCTTCCGCTTTTTTGACAATACCAAAACTGGTCATATTATGAGCCGTGTCACGAATGATTTGTTCGACATTGGTGAACTTGCCCATCATGGACCTGAAGACTTCTTTATTGCCATCATGACGTTTTTCGGAGCATTTGGTATTATGTTTTGGATTAACCCAAAACTAGCGCTAGTTACACTCATTGTGATTCCGTTTCTAGTCTGGCTTATCACGTTTTGTAACATCAAAATGAACCAAGCTTGGGGCAGTATGTATGGCAAAATCGCGGATGTTAATGGACGTGTAGAAGACAGCGTTTCAGGAGCACGCGTCGTTCAATCTTTTACGAATGAAGAGTTTGAAATCGAACGCTTTAAAACGGATAACGACCGTTTCCGTCTAGCAAAAATGGTTGCTTATAAAGTCATGGCGGCAACACATTCCAGTATATATATGATGACTCGTTTATTAACTTTAGTCGTACTGGTTTACGGGGCATGGCTCAACTTCCAAGGTGAATTATCGTACGGAGAACTTGTCAGTTTCGTGTTGTTCTTGAACGTTTTGATTAAACCTATTGATAAAATTAGCGCATTGTTAGAACTTTATCCGAAAGGTATGGCTGGCTTTAGCCGTTTCCGAGATTTAATTGAACAAGCACCTGACATCAACGACCGGAAAGACGCCGTAGCTGTCAAAAAATTAACTGGAGATATCCGATTCGAAAATGTCTCTTTTGGCTATGACGATCATAAATTGGTCTTGTCAGGAATCGATTTGAACTTACGTGCAGGTGAAACGATCGCATTCGTCGGTCCATCAGGTGCTGGAAAAACGACGATTTGTTCGTTAATCCCTCGTTTCTATGATATCCAACATGGGTCGATTTCGATTGATGGTCTCGATATTCGCGACATGACCAAGCATTCATTGCGTTCACAAATTGGGATTGTTCAACAAGATGTCTTCCTGTTTACTGGAACGATTCGCGAGAACATCGCTTACGGCAAACGTCATGCCAGTGAAGAAGAAATTTTAATCGCTGCAAAAAAAGCGCATTTAGAAGACTTTGTTCGAAAATTACCTCAGGGCTACGATACACAAATCGGAGAACGCGGACTCAAATTATCAGGTGGGCAAAAACAACGTTTAGCCATTGCTCGAATGTTCCTGAAAAATCCACCTATCCTCATTTTGGATGAAGCTACCTCTGCACTTGATACACAAACAGAGCGCGTTATTCAAGAGGCCTTGACTGAACTAGCAGAAAACCGCACAACGTTGATTATCGCCCATCGCCTCGCGACAATACGTGACGCTGATCGGGTCATTGTCGTAACGGAAGACGGTATCGCGGAACAAGGTGAATACGACGAATTGCTCCAAGCTGAGGGCATCTTCGCGAACCTTCACCGCATTCAGTTTCAACAATAA
- the hflX gene encoding GTPase HflX, with product MDELQEKAVIVGVQLQKDLHFVYGMDELHNLAEACNVEVVGEITQNLDRINPSHYVGSGKVEEIKAFYEEADANLVIFNDELSPSQIRNLEEDLECKVIDRTMLILDIFSRRAKTREAQVQVELAQLQYMLPRLVGLRASLGRQGGGSSGGVANRGAGETKLELDRRKIEEQISKLHKELEHIRDQRVTQRKQRTKKGVPVVSLVGYTNAGKSTVMNGLLAKTGQNEEKQVFEKDMLFATLETSVRQIRLEDNKSFLLTDTVGFVSKLPHHLVKAFRSTLEEARNADLLLHVVDVSNEEHRYMMEVTNLTLQAVGVENVPTLYIYNKADLAGVHYPNANGDGLWISAKEGKGLDELLEVIKKLIFADYVTCRMVIPFDRGDIVAYLNEHANIHETEYEEEGTLLKVELSHADYDRYQQFVVGN from the coding sequence ATGGATGAGTTACAAGAAAAAGCAGTCATCGTTGGTGTGCAACTTCAAAAAGATCTTCATTTCGTTTACGGAATGGACGAGCTTCATAATTTAGCAGAAGCTTGCAATGTGGAAGTGGTCGGGGAAATCACACAAAACTTAGATCGTATCAACCCTTCTCACTATGTCGGAAGCGGAAAGGTAGAGGAAATTAAAGCTTTTTATGAAGAGGCAGATGCCAATTTGGTCATCTTCAATGACGAGCTATCACCATCGCAAATCCGAAATCTAGAAGAGGATTTGGAATGCAAAGTGATTGATCGTACTATGCTGATTTTGGATATCTTTTCACGACGTGCAAAAACACGTGAAGCACAGGTTCAAGTAGAACTTGCGCAACTTCAGTACATGCTACCGCGCTTAGTAGGACTGCGTGCGTCGCTTGGTCGACAAGGTGGCGGTAGTAGTGGTGGCGTGGCTAACCGCGGAGCTGGAGAAACCAAACTTGAACTGGATCGCCGGAAAATTGAAGAGCAAATTTCAAAGCTTCATAAAGAACTCGAGCATATTAGAGACCAACGCGTGACACAACGCAAGCAGCGCACCAAAAAAGGTGTGCCTGTCGTCTCATTAGTCGGTTATACGAACGCTGGAAAATCAACAGTGATGAATGGACTGCTAGCAAAAACGGGACAAAACGAAGAAAAGCAAGTGTTTGAAAAAGACATGCTTTTCGCTACGTTGGAGACGTCTGTTCGGCAAATTCGCTTGGAAGACAACAAAAGCTTCTTACTGACAGATACAGTTGGTTTTGTCAGCAAATTGCCACATCATCTGGTAAAAGCGTTCCGTTCTACATTGGAGGAAGCCCGTAATGCAGACTTGTTGCTGCACGTAGTCGATGTTTCTAACGAAGAACACCGTTATATGATGGAAGTAACGAATTTAACTTTGCAAGCTGTTGGGGTAGAAAATGTGCCTACGCTTTATATTTACAACAAAGCAGATTTAGCAGGAGTTCATTACCCTAATGCAAACGGCGACGGTTTATGGATTTCAGCAAAAGAAGGCAAAGGTCTAGATGAGTTGCTAGAAGTTATTAAAAAACTAATTTTTGCAGATTATGTTACTTGTCGAATGGTTATTCCGTTCGACCGCGGTGACATCGTCGCATATCTTAATGAGCATGCCAATATTCACGAAACCGAATACGAAGAAGAAGGCACGTTACTTAAAGTGGAGTTAAGTCATGCAGACTATGACCGCTACCAGCAGTTTGTTGTCGGAAACTAA